One Gloeobacter morelensis MG652769 DNA window includes the following coding sequences:
- a CDS encoding YncE family protein, which translates to MQGFWGKVVLVAGTAWSLGWQATAAWSATGYLLVPKTQEVRRVDLETGKLAGTLNLPVGNVYHNAARTADGQLLVAGDGSVSLIDAEGRLVEQIPLPAPVVSASFKKSDSDIPVLQASEAQTRRLVGFDYSPRTRTAYLGIQSEEVTTLYRVDPAARTVQVFATLKDIANPKDLVVTADGLRVYVSAVDLLPEPAARVYSVNPVTGAVSAPLEAAFDPARPQMALSRDGNLLYLTAADDSLIVVNTRSNTAVRRLRIAGASKKEARIQRVLGALDNRHLWVLTNRRMLLWDPFNARAVLDKALPVAAMDVAMSADKGRLWSLHPPGGEGKPAEVRAWDSTKDSLPAAGSFSDAVSGGNRLLLAEPPDPAAALSLPRVAVVGFETGQPRYGRYPNVADVISGDLLWTRRYEIVPPLQVQSVLDSLELSRNQVMGNPDAIRQVATLLGADIILAGEPIGVDMPNRSLEALSSLISPIAAFLVPQFFQPRVFSRAEAFDATGKSLWKGDVVNSDSAFFAGKTDTVLLANALVITAHDIANKFSKGIYNEIKQKGWRTDLPPLLKNDALKDVKRVALLGPEVGPNSSLFNEVTNTPESLGQLIAPRLGDALGWEVEGPDEALSQLAQLGLEPAQILTTDPKLLARALGVDAVMLGLVRSSTYISGGFVGLSQNAAADVVLQFELVDQQGRVLWKDIQVRNIAVGDAQGSALRQAAKAIVERLEQGIEQAEGAAKNQRS; encoded by the coding sequence GTGCAAGGCTTCTGGGGCAAGGTAGTGCTGGTGGCGGGCACGGCGTGGAGTTTGGGGTGGCAAGCCACTGCGGCCTGGAGCGCCACGGGCTATCTACTGGTCCCCAAGACCCAGGAGGTCCGCCGGGTCGATCTCGAAACCGGCAAGCTCGCCGGGACGCTGAACCTGCCGGTGGGCAACGTCTACCACAACGCCGCGCGCACGGCGGACGGTCAGTTGCTGGTGGCGGGCGATGGGTCAGTGAGCCTCATCGACGCCGAGGGCCGCCTGGTGGAGCAGATCCCTTTGCCGGCGCCGGTGGTCTCCGCAAGCTTCAAAAAAAGCGACTCCGACATCCCGGTGCTGCAGGCGAGCGAAGCGCAGACGCGGCGGCTGGTGGGCTTCGACTACAGCCCGCGCACCCGCACCGCCTACTTGGGCATCCAAAGTGAAGAAGTGACCACCCTCTACCGCGTCGACCCGGCGGCGCGCACGGTGCAGGTCTTCGCTACCCTCAAAGACATCGCCAACCCCAAAGATCTGGTGGTGACCGCCGACGGTCTGCGCGTGTACGTCTCGGCGGTCGACTTGCTGCCCGAGCCCGCCGCGCGCGTCTATTCGGTCAACCCGGTGACCGGGGCGGTGAGCGCCCCGCTGGAGGCGGCCTTCGACCCAGCTCGACCCCAGATGGCCCTCAGCCGCGACGGCAACTTGCTCTATCTCACGGCGGCCGACGACAGCCTGATCGTGGTCAACACCCGCTCCAACACCGCTGTGCGCCGATTGCGCATCGCCGGGGCCTCCAAAAAGGAGGCCCGCATCCAGCGGGTCTTGGGCGCCCTCGACAATCGCCATCTCTGGGTGCTCACCAACCGCCGGATGCTGCTGTGGGACCCGTTCAACGCCCGGGCGGTGCTCGACAAGGCGTTGCCGGTAGCGGCGATGGACGTGGCGATGAGTGCCGACAAGGGCCGACTCTGGTCGCTGCACCCGCCCGGCGGCGAGGGCAAACCCGCCGAAGTGCGCGCCTGGGACAGCACCAAAGATAGCCTGCCGGCGGCGGGGAGCTTTAGCGATGCAGTCTCCGGGGGCAACCGGCTGCTGCTTGCCGAGCCCCCCGACCCGGCTGCCGCTTTGAGCCTGCCCAGGGTGGCGGTGGTCGGCTTCGAGACGGGCCAGCCGCGCTACGGCCGTTATCCCAACGTCGCCGATGTGATTAGCGGCGATCTGCTCTGGACCCGGCGCTATGAGATCGTGCCGCCTTTGCAGGTGCAATCGGTGCTCGACAGCCTCGAACTGAGCCGCAATCAGGTGATGGGCAACCCCGACGCCATTCGTCAGGTGGCCACACTGCTCGGGGCGGACATTATCCTGGCGGGCGAACCGATCGGCGTCGATATGCCCAACCGCAGCCTCGAAGCGCTCAGCTCGCTCATCAGCCCGATCGCCGCTTTTCTGGTGCCGCAGTTTTTTCAGCCCAGGGTCTTCAGCCGCGCCGAAGCGTTCGATGCGACGGGCAAATCCCTCTGGAAGGGCGATGTGGTCAACTCCGACAGCGCTTTTTTTGCCGGCAAGACCGACACGGTGCTGCTGGCCAACGCCCTGGTGATTACCGCCCACGACATCGCCAACAAGTTCTCCAAAGGCATCTACAACGAAATCAAACAAAAAGGCTGGCGCACCGACTTGCCGCCGCTGCTCAAAAACGACGCCCTCAAAGACGTCAAGCGCGTCGCCCTGCTGGGTCCGGAGGTCGGTCCCAATTCGTCGCTATTTAACGAAGTCACCAATACCCCCGAAAGCCTCGGGCAACTGATTGCCCCCCGCCTGGGCGACGCCCTCGGTTGGGAAGTCGAAGGTCCGGACGAGGCGCTCTCGCAGCTGGCCCAACTCGGGTTGGAACCGGCGCAGATCCTCACGACCGACCCGAAACTATTGGCCCGCGCCCTCGGGGTGGACGCGGTGATGCTCGGGCTGGTGCGCAGTTCAACGTATATATCCGGCGGTTTTGTGGGCTTGTCGCAGAACGCGGCGGCGGATGTGGTACTGCAGTTCGAACTGGTCGATCAGCAGGGGCGGGTGCTCTGGAAGGATATTCAGGTGCGCAACATTGCCGTGGGCGATGCGCAAGGCAGTGCGCTCAGACAGGCGGCCAAGGCGATTGTCGAGCGGCTTGAACAGGGCATCGAGCAGGCCGAGGGAGCGGCCAAAAACCAGCGCTCTTAA
- a CDS encoding IPT/TIG domain-containing protein, with product MPENTSFEAYNSFGQVERVVDGQGRVTEFDYYNSTNYVGAGTANQDPHFVRYPSGLEVCFRYDTLSRLKAVFYCYQFEQTNRWTEYTYDKLNRLTTITGPSDASNTRRTTEFTYDDNSNVTSVKASNGVLTTYTYDPMDRVASRTQAGRTENFSYNNLGLLSKYKSARGQETLYEYGSKQRLRYVTFADSTKLTYSYNTLDQVASITDSSDASGARNVYFEYFTGTDQVSRLKTERIGTGEIVRYYYDASGNLTSIKKGTSDAIATPLINYDYKDDDASLDAAGLCGNSTCDQNNAVVGFEYDPDGSLKSISYPNSVKEELFYNDGGEVERALFSGPGGTLLREIEYQYDYSTRGYLTARSESGPSTPSVATSQSYSYNEAGELTGATTPAGNYTNAYDKDGNLTSSSRPGASTTPSYEAGTNRMTAFEGGTLIYDASGNLVEQNVGSTKVTFTYNARNQLSGYTNNAGFSVSFVYDALGRRMRKTVSGTTTSYLLSGNQVIEQKTGSATKRYLVGLGLDEVFISREGSTDEYLLHDPLNNSVVATVNGSTKAIKTGYGYSPFGQMTASNTASSNLWLFTGAEAVNSASVVYHLRSRYYHAGNQRFMAEDPIGFAGGDTNLYRYLGNAPVTASDPTGLRPDLRPRGVATLPGLTDVPNRSALEAEKLSVQALPIPPQASESLLSDPPNSSAPRLAVPSAADPVAPAFGFASSQAVTQTVSGCDPDTTSDFGCKVLQGQTITTAKIYCRVGCSPENTISASPPTGLPANTSYSYQPANPFTNSNGVQLVIYTNQGGTTPPGSYTVTIGGYDQTNNNAVIQPIRIYLDVESNNAYFDEQRNVPSAIKTGQSVGVTVRMENPGTSTWDSFGNYKLCATNGNGNWGISCVPLYYQISETVEVDFNFTITAPSNPGTYGFQWQMYQDGYGSFGQVTPYTPIAVTAYPPTISSISPTSGLVGTSVTINGTNFQGVTAVKFNGTNAAYTVNSSTKITATVPSGASSGPINVTASGGSVNSGTFTVLYAPTVSSISPTSGGVGASVTISGTNFTGASSVKFNGTAAGFTVNSASQITATVPSGATSGSISVTTAGGTAYSGTFTVLAAPTVSSLSPTSGATGASVTISGTNFTGASAVKFNTTPATFAVVSASQISATVPSGATDGAVSVSTAGGTGTGGFFDVQATPSINSSGGVVGNPGSGVLSASASDTVLINGTNLNTLNSVTINGIAAYAVAVSATQIQVSLPENASTGPLVVKAAGVNLTASSSFKVNASAAPPSAHLDLVGVLGALQVLAEVGGLIPGLNVPSAILGIGVAAALGDAAGVLASGLALVPFGGFAKAGVGLFKARTGLSKGIVAASRACGCFAEGTEVQTETGSKAIEKVGPGEKVLARNEKTGEQSLRRVKSTFQFDNRPVYRLELRETDGDQDRDALTVTGEHPFFLQDKGWTAAEKLHAGDQVQAAGGQWLRVAGLQAQEQRQRTYNLEVEGDHSFFVGDTHAWVHNECPFFEAVVKFNPTSKGDVLVVPGGREIAKSLFRELTATEGRFRFTDKTGGGRGIGGTLENNTPIRIRFKPDGTTRIQVGKNKYVFPKDLK from the coding sequence TTGCCCGAAAACACATCTTTTGAAGCTTACAATTCTTTTGGCCAGGTGGAGCGGGTGGTGGACGGCCAGGGCCGCGTCACCGAATTCGATTACTACAATTCGACCAATTACGTCGGCGCCGGGACGGCCAACCAGGATCCGCACTTTGTCAGGTATCCTTCCGGTCTGGAGGTGTGTTTTCGTTACGACACCCTCTCGCGCCTCAAAGCGGTCTTTTATTGCTATCAGTTCGAGCAGACCAACCGCTGGACCGAATACACCTACGACAAGCTCAACCGGCTCACCACCATCACCGGCCCGAGCGATGCAAGCAACACTCGGCGCACCACCGAATTTACCTACGACGACAACTCGAACGTCACCAGTGTCAAGGCGTCCAACGGCGTGCTGACCACCTACACTTACGACCCCATGGACCGGGTGGCCTCTCGCACCCAGGCTGGCCGCACCGAGAACTTTTCCTACAACAACCTCGGGTTGCTGAGCAAGTACAAAAGCGCCCGGGGCCAGGAAACGCTGTACGAATACGGTTCCAAGCAGCGCCTGCGCTACGTCACTTTTGCCGACAGCACCAAGCTCACCTACTCCTATAACACCCTGGATCAGGTGGCCTCGATCACCGATAGTAGCGACGCTTCCGGCGCCCGCAACGTCTATTTCGAGTACTTTACCGGCACCGACCAGGTCAGCCGCCTGAAGACCGAGCGCATCGGCACAGGCGAGATAGTTAGATACTACTATGACGCTTCCGGTAACCTCACATCGATCAAAAAGGGGACCAGCGACGCCATTGCCACCCCGCTCATCAACTACGACTACAAAGACGACGACGCCAGCCTGGATGCGGCCGGGTTGTGCGGCAACAGCACCTGCGACCAAAACAACGCCGTGGTCGGTTTCGAGTACGACCCGGACGGTTCGCTCAAGTCCATCAGCTACCCCAACAGCGTCAAAGAAGAACTGTTCTACAACGACGGCGGCGAGGTCGAGCGGGCGCTCTTTAGCGGTCCGGGCGGTACACTGCTTCGGGAAATCGAATACCAGTACGACTACTCGACGCGCGGCTATTTGACCGCTCGCAGCGAATCGGGTCCCTCGACGCCGAGTGTGGCCACCTCCCAGAGCTACAGCTACAACGAGGCCGGGGAATTGACCGGGGCCACCACCCCGGCGGGCAACTATACCAACGCCTACGACAAAGACGGTAACCTCACTTCCAGTAGCCGGCCGGGCGCTTCGACCACGCCGAGTTACGAGGCGGGCACCAACCGGATGACCGCCTTCGAAGGGGGCACGCTTATCTACGACGCGAGCGGCAACCTCGTCGAGCAGAACGTCGGCTCCACCAAGGTGACTTTCACCTACAACGCCCGCAACCAGCTGAGCGGTTACACCAACAATGCTGGATTCAGCGTCAGTTTTGTCTACGACGCACTCGGGCGGCGCATGCGCAAGACCGTCAGCGGCACGACCACCAGCTATTTGCTGAGCGGCAACCAGGTCATCGAACAAAAGACCGGTTCTGCGACCAAGCGCTACCTGGTGGGGTTGGGTCTCGATGAGGTGTTCATCAGCCGCGAGGGGAGCACCGACGAGTATCTTTTGCACGACCCGCTCAACAACTCGGTGGTGGCGACGGTCAACGGCTCGACCAAGGCGATCAAGACCGGCTACGGCTATTCGCCTTTTGGTCAAATGACCGCCAGCAACACTGCCAGCAGCAATCTGTGGCTTTTTACCGGGGCGGAGGCGGTCAATAGCGCCAGTGTCGTCTACCACCTGCGCTCGCGCTACTACCACGCGGGCAACCAGCGGTTCATGGCCGAAGATCCGATTGGCTTTGCCGGTGGGGACACCAATCTGTACCGGTATCTGGGCAACGCTCCTGTGACGGCGAGCGACCCGACCGGACTGAGGCCCGATTTGCGCCCGCGCGGGGTTGCCACCTTGCCGGGGCTCACAGATGTTCCAAACCGAAGCGCACTTGAAGCGGAAAAGCTCTCGGTACAGGCGTTACCGATACCGCCGCAGGCTTCCGAATCGCTGCTTTCGGACCCACCGAACAGTTCCGCCCCCCGGCTTGCAGTCCCCTCGGCGGCGGACCCGGTCGCGCCCGCTTTTGGATTTGCCTCTTCGCAGGCTGTGACACAAACCGTTTCCGGTTGCGACCCGGATACCACTTCGGATTTCGGCTGCAAGGTATTGCAAGGGCAGACTATCACTACCGCGAAAATCTATTGCCGGGTCGGCTGCAGTCCAGAGAACACCATCTCGGCGAGCCCCCCGACGGGACTGCCCGCGAATACCTCCTACAGCTACCAACCAGCCAACCCGTTTACCAATTCCAACGGCGTGCAACTGGTCATCTACACCAATCAGGGAGGGACGACGCCACCGGGCTCTTACACGGTCACCATCGGGGGTTATGACCAAACCAACAACAACGCCGTCATTCAGCCCATCAGGATCTATTTGGATGTTGAATCGAACAATGCCTATTTTGACGAACAGAGGAACGTTCCCAGTGCGATAAAGACTGGCCAAAGTGTCGGGGTCACGGTTCGGATGGAAAATCCGGGAACGTCCACCTGGGACAGCTTTGGAAACTACAAACTCTGCGCAACTAATGGAAATGGCAACTGGGGAATCAGTTGTGTGCCGTTGTACTATCAGATTTCTGAGACTGTCGAGGTGGATTTCAATTTCACCATCACCGCCCCCTCCAATCCGGGTACGTACGGTTTTCAGTGGCAGATGTATCAGGACGGGTACGGTTCGTTCGGCCAGGTGACGCCCTATACGCCCATTGCCGTCACTGCTTATCCGCCGACCATCTCCAGCATCAGTCCGACTAGCGGTCTGGTCGGCACCAGTGTCACCATCAACGGTACGAACTTCCAGGGCGTCACAGCGGTGAAGTTCAACGGCACCAACGCTGCTTACACGGTCAATTCCTCCACCAAAATCACTGCGACGGTCCCTTCCGGGGCAAGCAGCGGGCCGATCAACGTCACCGCCTCCGGTGGTTCAGTCAACAGTGGCACTTTCACGGTGCTCTATGCACCGACGGTGAGCAGCATCAGCCCAACCAGCGGCGGTGTGGGAGCGAGTGTGACGATCAGCGGCACCAACTTCACCGGTGCGAGTTCAGTCAAATTCAACGGTACCGCCGCCGGTTTCACCGTCAATTCCGCAAGCCAGATCACGGCGACGGTGCCTTCTGGGGCGACCAGCGGATCGATCAGCGTCACCACCGCTGGGGGCACCGCTTACAGCGGCACCTTCACGGTGCTAGCCGCTCCGACGGTCAGTAGCCTCAGTCCGACCAGTGGAGCCACCGGGGCGAGTGTGACCATCAGCGGCACCAACTTCACCGGTGCCTCCGCAGTCAAATTCAACACCACCCCTGCCACTTTTGCGGTCGTCTCCGCAAGCCAGATCTCCGCCACGGTGCCTTCCGGTGCCACCGACGGAGCGGTGTCTGTGAGCACGGCGGGGGGCACGGGTACCGGTGGTTTCTTCGATGTGCAGGCGACACCGAGTATTAACTCCAGTGGTGGGGTGGTCGGCAATCCAGGCAGCGGGGTGCTCAGCGCCAGTGCCTCCGACACGGTGCTCATCAACGGCACGAACCTGAACACCCTCAACTCAGTAACCATCAACGGCATCGCCGCCTATGCGGTAGCCGTCAGTGCCACGCAGATCCAGGTGTCTTTGCCTGAGAACGCCAGCACCGGCCCCTTGGTGGTCAAAGCGGCAGGTGTCAACCTGACAGCTTCGTCAAGTTTCAAGGTGAATGCTTCGGCTGCTCCGCCTTCTGCCCATCTGGACCTGGTTGGGGTGTTGGGAGCGTTGCAGGTCTTGGCGGAGGTCGGCGGATTGATCCCCGGTCTGAATGTGCCTTCCGCCATCTTGGGCATCGGGGTGGCGGCGGCCCTGGGCGACGCGGCGGGGGTGTTGGCTTCTGGTCTGGCTCTGGTGCCCTTCGGCGGGTTTGCCAAAGCCGGAGTGGGTCTATTCAAGGCCAGAACCGGTCTGAGTAAGGGGATCGTTGCTGCTTCCCGGGCGTGCGGGTGTTTTGCCGAAGGCACCGAAGTCCAGACCGAGACGGGCAGCAAGGCGATTGAAAAAGTCGGGCCGGGCGAGAAAGTCCTGGCCAGGAATGAAAAGACCGGCGAGCAGAGTCTGCGCAGGGTCAAGAGTACTTTCCAGTTCGACAATCGGCCCGTCTACCGGCTGGAGTTGCGGGAAACGGATGGAGATCAAGACCGTGATGCGCTGACGGTGACCGGGGAGCACCCGTTCTTCCTTCAGGACAAAGGCTGGACAGCGGCAGAAAAGCTGCATGCCGGGGATCAAGTGCAAGCAGCTGGTGGACAGTGGCTGCGGGTAGCGGGTTTGCAGGCGCAGGAACAGAGGCAGAGGACGTACAATCTGGAGGTCGAGGGGGACCACTCCTTCTTCGTCGGCGATACCCACGCCTGGGTGCACAATGAATGTCCGTTTTTTGAGGCCGTAGTAAAGTTTAATCCAACTTCCAAAGGCGATGTCCTGGTCGTACCTGGTGGAAGGGAAATTGCAAAGAGCTTATTCCGTGAGTTGACAGCCACGGAAGGCCGCTTCCGCTTTACGGATAAAACAGGTGGAGGGAGAGGCATTGGAGGTACTCTAGAGAACAATACACCCATTCGCATTCGCTTTAAACCGGATGGAACAACACGAATTCAGGTCGGCAAAAACAAGTATGTTTTCCCAAAGGACCTCAAATGA
- a CDS encoding fructosamine kinase family protein, translating to MWTAIARHIAQSTGEAFVAEGQSAVGGGSINRTCVLSGSGRCYFVKLNTLDTLAMFEAEADGLEALYRTEAIRVPRPICSGVAADSAYLVIEWLPLGGRGNWEQLGEQLARLHRTVSSQGFGWRRDNTIGSTPQPNPWTADWGIFFAHHRIGHQLALAQGSAIDRTTAQILVDRIPDLLAGHRPEPSLLHGDLWSGNADFTAAGEPVIFDPATYYGDRETDLAMSELFGGFPESFYRGYRRAWPLAPGYERRKVLYNLYHVLNHYNLFGGGYASKANRMIRQLLIQLD from the coding sequence ATGTGGACCGCAATCGCTAGGCACATCGCCCAGAGCACCGGCGAGGCGTTCGTGGCCGAGGGCCAGAGTGCCGTGGGCGGGGGCAGCATCAACCGCACCTGCGTCCTCTCAGGCTCTGGCCGGTGCTACTTTGTGAAGCTCAACACCCTGGACACCCTCGCCATGTTCGAAGCCGAAGCGGATGGCCTCGAAGCGTTGTATCGCACCGAAGCCATCCGCGTTCCCCGCCCAATTTGTTCAGGAGTTGCCGCCGACTCGGCCTACCTGGTCATCGAGTGGCTGCCCTTGGGGGGGCGGGGCAATTGGGAGCAATTGGGCGAGCAGCTGGCCCGCCTGCACCGGACCGTGAGTTCCCAAGGCTTCGGTTGGCGGCGCGACAACACGATCGGCTCCACCCCCCAACCCAATCCCTGGACCGCCGATTGGGGAATATTTTTTGCCCACCACCGCATCGGCCACCAGCTCGCCCTCGCCCAGGGCTCCGCCATCGACCGCACCACCGCCCAGATCCTAGTCGACCGCATCCCCGATCTGCTTGCCGGTCACCGCCCCGAACCGTCGCTGTTGCACGGCGACCTGTGGTCGGGCAATGCCGATTTCACCGCCGCGGGGGAGCCCGTCATCTTCGACCCGGCCACCTACTACGGCGATCGAGAAACGGATCTGGCCATGAGCGAATTATTCGGCGGCTTCCCGGAAAGCTTCTACCGCGGCTACCGGCGGGCCTGGCCGCTTGCTCCCGGCTACGAGCGGCGCAAAGTGCTCTACAACCTCTACCATGTCCTCAACCACTACAACCTGTTCGGCGGCGGCTACGCCTCCAAGGCCAACCGCATGATCCGGCAATTACTTATCCAGTTGGATTGA
- a CDS encoding ISL3 family transposase, producing the protein MSIDEFSGRRGHDFKTVLCDIETGELLEVIDSHKQKEIIESLCLQALEVREAIEEVSIDMWGGFRKVVQEAFPNAVIVYDRFHVMRMVNEEVKKIARQCGLGKRKEQFLLLKNGVDLNAGQKVQLETYLQIDKRLRKAYEYKEEFRWIYERSQSVDEGQQKLEDWLLKARKVYGKVVQTITEHFEGVCNYFIRRSSSGVMEGINNRIKLIKRQGYGFTNFENLRLRLLAGFAKKGCCSP; encoded by the coding sequence ATCAGCATCGATGAGTTTAGTGGGCGGCGCGGCCACGATTTTAAAACGGTACTTTGCGATATCGAGACTGGCGAATTGCTGGAGGTCATCGATAGTCACAAACAAAAAGAGATCATTGAAAGCCTTTGCCTGCAAGCGCTTGAGGTGCGCGAAGCTATTGAAGAAGTGAGCATCGACATGTGGGGAGGTTTTCGAAAGGTTGTCCAGGAAGCCTTTCCCAATGCTGTGATTGTCTACGACCGGTTTCACGTGATGCGGATGGTGAACGAAGAGGTCAAGAAGATTGCTCGCCAATGTGGCTTGGGCAAGCGCAAGGAGCAATTTTTGCTCCTAAAGAATGGAGTGGACTTGAATGCCGGGCAGAAAGTTCAGCTAGAAACCTATCTGCAGATCGACAAACGTTTACGCAAAGCGTATGAATACAAAGAGGAATTTCGGTGGATTTATGAGAGGAGTCAGAGTGTAGATGAAGGTCAGCAGAAGTTGGAAGACTGGCTTTTGAAAGCCCGCAAGGTATATGGGAAGGTGGTGCAGACCATTACAGAACATTTCGAGGGGGTCTGCAACTATTTTATCCGTCGGTCGAGTAGTGGAGTGATGGAGGGCATCAACAACCGCATCAAGTTAATCAAACGCCAGGGCTACGGCTTTACAAACTTTGAGAACCTGCGCTTGCGGCTGCTCGCTGGCTTTGCCAAGAAGGGATGCTGCTCACCTTGA
- a CDS encoding helix-turn-helix domain-containing protein, with the protein MSIELTQLLGLPNVYVERQSIDERGIIFYLKPLAPGILCGGCGQFTDREHQARPLHIRDLKIRKMPVFLHIPRRQFYCQTCERYCTEQLDFVDWRRRHTRRFEQDIYERVPASSLEQIAREEGISPDEVRGMFEHVARQLKKRLGPRQAHQHR; encoded by the coding sequence ATGAGTATCGAACTGACGCAACTGCTCGGGCTACCCAACGTTTATGTCGAACGGCAGTCCATCGATGAACGGGGCATTATCTTCTATCTCAAGCCGCTTGCTCCAGGTATACTCTGCGGCGGTTGCGGCCAGTTTACCGACCGCGAACATCAAGCACGTCCCCTGCACATCCGAGACTTGAAAATACGTAAAATGCCCGTATTTTTGCACATTCCTCGAAGACAATTTTACTGCCAAACCTGCGAACGCTACTGTACCGAACAACTGGATTTCGTCGATTGGCGACGGCGACACACCCGCCGTTTCGAGCAGGATATCTACGAGCGGGTACCCGCCTCAAGTCTCGAACAGATTGCGCGCGAAGAAGGCATCAGTCCAGACGAAGTACGAGGCATGTTCGAGCATGTGGCCAGGCAGTTAAAAAAAAGACTGGGGCCCCGTCAAGCGCATCAGCATCGATGA
- the bchB gene encoding ferredoxin:protochlorophyllide reductase (ATP-dependent) subunit B — translation MKLAYWMYAGPAHIGTLRIASSFKNVHAIMHAPLGDDYFNVMRSMLERERDFTPVTASVVDRKVLGRGSQDKVVTNIVRKDQEEAPDLIVLTPTCTSSILQEDLQNFVARAQEQSKADVLLADVNHYRYNEFTAADRTLTQIVSYYIEKLAGNFPARSEKPTANILGISTLGFHNHHDCRELKQLLADLGVEVNVVAPEGCSVHDIQKMPSAWFNVVPYRELGRGAAEYLQRQTGQPLIDITPMGILQTARFIRAVQQILNAQGARVEYEEYIRSQTLFVSQAAWFSRSIDCQNLQGKRAVVYGDLTHAAAMTRILAREMGVRVVWAGTFCKYDAEWFKAEVADLCDEVLISEDHAEVGDRIATAEPAAIFGTQMERHIGKRLSIPCGVISSPIHIQNFPVGYRPFLGYEGTNQIADLVYNSFTLGMEDHLLEVFGGHDTKEVITKTMTAQSDLEWDEAATRELAKIPGFVRSKVKRNTEKYARESGRDKITLEVMYAAKEAAGA, via the coding sequence ATGAAACTTGCTTACTGGATGTATGCCGGCCCCGCCCACATCGGCACCCTGCGCATCGCCAGCTCCTTCAAGAACGTCCATGCGATCATGCACGCGCCTTTGGGTGACGACTACTTCAACGTCATGCGCTCGATGCTCGAGCGCGAGCGCGACTTTACCCCGGTTACCGCCTCGGTGGTCGACCGCAAGGTGCTCGGCCGCGGCTCCCAGGACAAAGTGGTCACCAACATCGTGCGCAAGGACCAGGAGGAAGCCCCCGATCTGATCGTGCTCACCCCCACCTGCACCTCGTCGATCCTCCAGGAGGATTTGCAGAACTTCGTGGCCCGCGCCCAGGAGCAGTCCAAAGCCGACGTGCTGTTGGCCGACGTCAACCACTACCGCTACAACGAGTTCACTGCGGCGGACCGGACGTTGACGCAGATCGTCAGCTACTACATCGAGAAACTGGCAGGCAATTTTCCAGCCCGCAGCGAAAAGCCCACAGCCAACATCCTGGGCATCTCGACGCTCGGGTTCCACAACCACCACGACTGCCGCGAATTGAAGCAGTTGCTGGCAGATTTGGGCGTCGAGGTGAACGTCGTCGCCCCGGAAGGCTGCTCGGTGCACGACATCCAGAAGATGCCCAGCGCCTGGTTCAACGTCGTGCCCTACCGCGAACTGGGCCGCGGCGCCGCCGAGTACCTCCAGCGGCAGACCGGCCAGCCTTTGATCGATATCACCCCCATGGGCATCCTGCAGACCGCCCGCTTCATCCGGGCCGTCCAGCAGATCTTGAATGCCCAGGGTGCTCGGGTCGAATACGAAGAATATATTCGCTCTCAAACATTATTCGTTTCCCAGGCCGCCTGGTTCTCGCGCTCGATTGACTGCCAGAACCTTCAGGGCAAGCGCGCCGTGGTCTACGGCGACCTTACCCACGCCGCCGCCATGACCCGCATCCTTGCCCGGGAGATGGGCGTGCGCGTCGTCTGGGCAGGCACATTTTGCAAATACGACGCCGAGTGGTTCAAAGCGGAAGTGGCGGATCTGTGCGATGAAGTTTTGATCTCTGAGGATCACGCCGAGGTGGGCGACCGCATCGCCACAGCCGAACCCGCCGCCATCTTCGGCACCCAGATGGAGCGCCACATCGGCAAGCGCCTCAGCATCCCCTGCGGGGTGATCTCTTCTCCCATCCACATCCAGAACTTTCCGGTGGGCTATCGGCCGTTCCTGGGCTACGAAGGCACCAACCAGATAGCTGATCTGGTCTACAACTCCTTCACCCTCGGCATGGAGGATCACCTGCTGGAGGTCTTCGGGGGCCACGACACCAAAGAAGTGATCACCAAGACGATGACCGCCCAGAGCGATCTCGAGTGGGACGAAGCTGCCACCCGCGAACTGGCCAAGATCCCCGGTTTCGTGCGCTCCAAAGTCAAGCGCAACACCGAAAAGTACGCCCGCGAGAGCGGCCGGGACAAGATTACCCTCGAAGTGATGTACGCTGCCAAAGAGGCGGCGGGGGCGTAG